One Solea senegalensis isolate Sse05_10M linkage group LG3, IFAPA_SoseM_1, whole genome shotgun sequence genomic window carries:
- the LOC122766012 gene encoding sugar phosphate exchanger 3-like, protein MPSPCCGYLSQYTNHHLVVFLLTFFSYVLLHASRKTFSNVKVSISAQWTSSVQNDSAHAFSPSETWEDNHLFADENQATLFLGALDSIFLFSYAVGLYLSGVIGDRVNLRYVLCFGLCGSAVVEFLFGTLTEWLHIYNIYLYCFLWILNGLLQSAVWPCVVAVMGNWFGKTGRGFVFGLWSACASVGNILGAFLASSVLSYGYEYAFLVTSVVQFAGGVVVFFGLLTSPKEVGLSLVSETGLSPVETDRDSHRPLISDEEDEVEVQEPDDPPVSPQAIGFLQAFCLPGVLPYSLAYACLKLVNYSFFFWLPFYLSNNYNWKEVEADRLSVWYDVGGIIGGTVQGLISDFMGKRAPVLAASLAMAMAALVGYSRSPNDQVINAVLLAVTGFFIGGPSNIICSAISADLGRQAALRGSQEALATVTGIVDGTGSFGAAGGQYLVSLIESKLGWMYVFYFFIVMVS, encoded by the exons CTACGTGTTGCTGCACGCGTCACGGAAGACGTTCAGCAATGTGAAAGTGAGCATCTCAGCCCAGTGGACGTCATCCGTCCAGAATGACAGCGCACATGCTTTCTCTCCCAGTGAG ACATGGGAAGACAATCACCTGTTTGCAGATGAGAATCAAGCAACTCTGTTCCTGGGAGCCCTGGACTCCATCTTTCTCTTTTCGTATGCCGTG GGCCTGTATTTGAGTGGTGTGATTGGGGACAGAGTAAACCTGCGCTATGTCCTCTGCTTTGGCCTGTGTGGCTCTGCTGTAGTG GAGTTTCTGTTTGGCACTCTGACTGAATGGCTCCACATCTACAACATCTATCTGTACTGCTTCCTGTGGATCCTGAACGGGCTGCTGCAGTCGGCCGTGTGGCCGTGCGTGGTGGCCGTTATGGGCAACTGGTTTGGCAAAACAgg GCGAGGCTTTGTGTTTGGCCTGTGGAGCGCCTGTGCCTCTGTCGGCAACATCCTGGGAGCCTTCCTCGCTTCCAGTGTGCTCTCGTATGGATACGAG TACGCCTTCCTGGTGACCTCGGTGGTGCAGTTTGCCGGCGGGGTGGTGGTGTTCTTCGGACTCCTCACCTCCCCAAAAGAAGTTG gTTTGAGTTTGGTGTCAGAAACTGGGCTCAGCCCAGTGGAGACGGACAGAGACAGCCACAGGCCTCTGATAAGTGACGAAGAGGATGAGGTGGAGGTTCAGGAACCAGATGATCCTCCAGTTTCTCCTCAGGCTATTGGCTTCCTCCAGGCCTTCTGTTTGCCCGGAGTGCTTCCT TATTCCTTGGCATACGCATGTCTGAAGCTCGTCAActactccttcttcttctggctTCCTTTCTACCTGAGCAACAACTACAACTGGAAGGAGGTCGAGGCCGACCGCTTGTCTGTGTGGTACGATGTCGGAGGAATCATCG gTGGAACGGTTCAGGGTCTGATCTCTGACTTCATGGGGAAGAGAGCTCCAGTGTTGGCCGCCAGTCTGGCCATGGCGATGGCCGCTCTGGTGGGATACAGCC GATCACCCAACGACCAGGTCATAAATGCCGTGCTGTTGGCCGTCACTGGTTTCTTCATCGGCGGCCCATCCAATATCATCTGCTCCGCCATATCTGCTGACCTGGGCCGACAGGCTGCTCTGAGGGGCAGTCAGGAGGCTCTGGCTACTGTGACCGGTATAGTGGACGGAACTGGAAGTTTCGGAGCTGCAGGCGGACAG TACCTGGTGTCTCTGATTGAAAGCAAACTGGGCTGGATGTACGTCTTCTACTTCTTCATCGTCATGGTAAGTTGA
- the LOC122766026 gene encoding dynamin-1-like protein isoform X2 encodes MEALIPVINKLQDVFNTVGADIIQLPQIAVVGTQSSGKSSVLESLVGRDLLPRGTGIVTRRPLILQLVHVDPGDARKNDDVGREGEEWGKFLHTKNQIFTDFDEIRQEIETETERISGNNKGISEEPIHLKIFSPHVVNLTLVDLPGITKVPVGDQPKDIEVQIRDLILKHISNPNCIILAVTAANTDMATSEALKVAREVDPDGRRTLAVVTKLDLMDAGTDAMDVLMGRVIPVKLGLIGVVNRSQLDINNKKPVADAIRDEYAFLQKKYPSLANRNGTKYLARTLNRLLMHHIRDCLPELKTRINVLAAQYQSLLSSYGEPVEDQSATLLQLITKFATEYCNTIEGTAKYIETAELCGGARICYIFHETFGRTLESVDPLGGLSTIDILTAIRNATGPRPSLFVPEVSFELLVKKQVKRLEEPSLRCVELVHEEMQRIIQHCSNYSTQELQRFPKLHEAIVEVVTSLLRKRLPVTNEMVHNLVAIELAYINTKHPDFADACGVLNNNIEEQRRNRMRELPAAVPRDKAAAAAGAQGDQEGTGNWRGMLKKGEEAPGSGPGSPLKGAVNLLDVPVPVARKLSSREQRDCEVIERLIKSYFLIVRKNIQDSVPKAVMHFLVNHVKDSLQSELVGQLYKSGLLNDLLTESEDMAQRRKEAADMLQALQKASQVIAEIRETHLW; translated from the exons ATGGAGGCTCTTATCCCGGTCATAAACAAGCTCCAGGATGTGTTCAACACTGTGGGTGCGGATATCATTCAGCTGCCGCAGATAGCGGTAGTCGGCACTCAG AGTAGTGGAAAGAGTTCTGTGCTGGAGAGCCTGGTGGGCAGGGACCTGCTGCCCCGTGGGACTGGCATTGTAACTAGGCGACCTCTCATCCTCCAGCTGGTGCATGTTGATCCAGGTGACGCCAGGAAGAACGATGACGTTG GTAGAGAAGGTGAAGAATGGGGCAAGTTTCTTCACACGAAAAACCAG ATCTTCACAGATTTCGATGAAATCAGGCAAGAGATTGAAACAGAGACCGAGCGAATATCAGGAAATAAtaag GGGATTAGCGAGGAGCCCATTCATCTGAAGATATTTTCTCCTCACGTTGTCAACCTCACACTGGTGGATCTGCCAGGAATCACCAAG GTGCCCGTCGGGGATCAGCCAAAGGACATTGAGGTGCAGATAAGAGATCTAATCCTGAAGCACATCTCCAACCCCAACTGTATCATCCTGGCTGTCACGgctgcaaacacagacatggCCACTTCGGAGGCTCTGAAGGTGGCTAGAGAAGTGGACCCTGATG GCAGGAGGACGCTGGCCGTGGTGACCAAGCTGGACCTGATGGACGCTGGTACTGATGCCATGGATGTGCTCATGGGCCGAGTCATACCGGTCAAACTGGGCCTCATCGGAGTCGTCAACAG GAGCCAGCTGGACATCAACAACAAGAAGCCCGTGGCCGATGCCATTCGAGACGAATACGCTTTCCTGCAGAAGAAATATCCGTCCCTCGCCAACAGAAATGGAACCAAATACCTGGCCAGGACCCTAAACAG GTTACTGATGCATCACATCCGAGACTGTCTCCCCGAGCTGAAGACACGGATCAATGTCCTGGCAGCGCAGTATCAGTCCCTGCTCAGCAGCTATGGAGAACCCGTCGAAGACCAAAGTGCCACCTTGCTCCAGCTCATCACCAAGTTTGCCACCGAGTACTGCAACACCATCGAGGGCACGGCCAAATACATCGAGACAGCAGAGCT GTGCGGCGGAGCCAGAATTTGTTACATATTCCACGAGACTTTTGGCAGAACACTGGAGTCTGTGGATCCTCTGGGAGGACTCAGCACCATAGATATCCTAACAGCCATAAGGAACGCAACA GGCCCACGTCCGTCACTCTTTGTGCCTGAGGTTTCCTTCGAGCTGCTGGTGAAGAAGCAGGTGAAACGCCTGGAGGAGCCCAGCTTGCGCTGCGTGGAGCTCGTCCACGAGGAGATGCAGAGGATCATCCAACACTGCAGCAACTACAGCACGCAG GAGCTACAGAGGTTCCCTAAGCTGCACGAGGCCATCGTTGAAGTGGTCACCTCCCTGCTCAGGAAGAGACTGCCTGTCACCAATGAAATG GTCCACAACTTGGTTGCAATTGAGCTGGCCTACATCAACACCAAACACCCGGACTTTGCAGATGCCTGTGGGGTCTTGAATAACAACATCGAG gAGCAAAGGAGGAACAGGATGAGAGAGCTGCCCGCTGCAGTGCCCAGAGACAAG gctgcagcagcagcaggagctcaGGGCGACCAGGAAGGCACGGGCAACTGGAGAGGGATGCTGAAGAAAGGAGAGGAAGCCCCAGGCTCTGGACCTGGAAGCCCCCTCAAAGGAGCCGTCAACCTCCTTGATGTG CCTGTGCCAGTCGCCAGGAAGCTGTCGTCACGTGAGCAGCGGGACTGTGAGGTCATCGAGCGCCTCATCAAGTCTTACTTCCTCATCGTGCGCAAGAACATTCAGGACAG TGTGCCAAAGGCAGTGATGCACTTCCTGGTCAACCATGTGAAGGACAGCCTCCAGAGTGAGCTTGTTGGTCAGCTTTATAAATCTGGCCTCCTCAATGATCTGCTGACTGAGTCGGAGGATATGGCCCAGCGGCGCAAGGAGGCGGCGGACATGCTACAG GCGTTGCAGAAAGCCAGCCAAGTGATCGCTGAGATCCGGGAAACTCATCTGTGGTGA
- the LOC122766026 gene encoding dynamin-1-like protein isoform X1, which produces MEALIPVINKLQDVFNTVGADIIQLPQIAVVGTQSSGKSSVLESLVGRDLLPRGTGIVTRRPLILQLVHVDPGDARKNDDVGREGEEWGKFLHTKNQIFTDFDEIRQEIETETERISGNNKGISEEPIHLKIFSPHVVNLTLVDLPGITKVPVGDQPKDIEVQIRDLILKHISNPNCIILAVTAANTDMATSEALKVAREVDPDGRRTLAVVTKLDLMDAGTDAMDVLMGRVIPVKLGLIGVVNRSQLDINNKKPVADAIRDEYAFLQKKYPSLANRNGTKYLARTLNRLLMHHIRDCLPELKTRINVLAAQYQSLLSSYGEPVEDQSATLLQLITKFATEYCNTIEGTAKYIETAELCGGARICYIFHETFGRTLESVDPLGGLSTIDILTAIRNATGPRPSLFVPEVSFELLVKKQVKRLEEPSLRCVELVHEEMQRIIQHCSNYSTQELQRFPKLHEAIVEVVTSLLRKRLPVTNEMVHNLVAIELAYINTKHPDFADACGVLNNNIEEQRRNRMRELPAAVPRDKSVGKGPAGSTVSGEPAASGADMDGAKAAAAAGAQGDQEGTGNWRGMLKKGEEAPGSGPGSPLKGAVNLLDVPVPVARKLSSREQRDCEVIERLIKSYFLIVRKNIQDSVPKAVMHFLVNHVKDSLQSELVGQLYKSGLLNDLLTESEDMAQRRKEAADMLQALQKASQVIAEIRETHLW; this is translated from the exons ATGGAGGCTCTTATCCCGGTCATAAACAAGCTCCAGGATGTGTTCAACACTGTGGGTGCGGATATCATTCAGCTGCCGCAGATAGCGGTAGTCGGCACTCAG AGTAGTGGAAAGAGTTCTGTGCTGGAGAGCCTGGTGGGCAGGGACCTGCTGCCCCGTGGGACTGGCATTGTAACTAGGCGACCTCTCATCCTCCAGCTGGTGCATGTTGATCCAGGTGACGCCAGGAAGAACGATGACGTTG GTAGAGAAGGTGAAGAATGGGGCAAGTTTCTTCACACGAAAAACCAG ATCTTCACAGATTTCGATGAAATCAGGCAAGAGATTGAAACAGAGACCGAGCGAATATCAGGAAATAAtaag GGGATTAGCGAGGAGCCCATTCATCTGAAGATATTTTCTCCTCACGTTGTCAACCTCACACTGGTGGATCTGCCAGGAATCACCAAG GTGCCCGTCGGGGATCAGCCAAAGGACATTGAGGTGCAGATAAGAGATCTAATCCTGAAGCACATCTCCAACCCCAACTGTATCATCCTGGCTGTCACGgctgcaaacacagacatggCCACTTCGGAGGCTCTGAAGGTGGCTAGAGAAGTGGACCCTGATG GCAGGAGGACGCTGGCCGTGGTGACCAAGCTGGACCTGATGGACGCTGGTACTGATGCCATGGATGTGCTCATGGGCCGAGTCATACCGGTCAAACTGGGCCTCATCGGAGTCGTCAACAG GAGCCAGCTGGACATCAACAACAAGAAGCCCGTGGCCGATGCCATTCGAGACGAATACGCTTTCCTGCAGAAGAAATATCCGTCCCTCGCCAACAGAAATGGAACCAAATACCTGGCCAGGACCCTAAACAG GTTACTGATGCATCACATCCGAGACTGTCTCCCCGAGCTGAAGACACGGATCAATGTCCTGGCAGCGCAGTATCAGTCCCTGCTCAGCAGCTATGGAGAACCCGTCGAAGACCAAAGTGCCACCTTGCTCCAGCTCATCACCAAGTTTGCCACCGAGTACTGCAACACCATCGAGGGCACGGCCAAATACATCGAGACAGCAGAGCT GTGCGGCGGAGCCAGAATTTGTTACATATTCCACGAGACTTTTGGCAGAACACTGGAGTCTGTGGATCCTCTGGGAGGACTCAGCACCATAGATATCCTAACAGCCATAAGGAACGCAACA GGCCCACGTCCGTCACTCTTTGTGCCTGAGGTTTCCTTCGAGCTGCTGGTGAAGAAGCAGGTGAAACGCCTGGAGGAGCCCAGCTTGCGCTGCGTGGAGCTCGTCCACGAGGAGATGCAGAGGATCATCCAACACTGCAGCAACTACAGCACGCAG GAGCTACAGAGGTTCCCTAAGCTGCACGAGGCCATCGTTGAAGTGGTCACCTCCCTGCTCAGGAAGAGACTGCCTGTCACCAATGAAATG GTCCACAACTTGGTTGCAATTGAGCTGGCCTACATCAACACCAAACACCCGGACTTTGCAGATGCCTGTGGGGTCTTGAATAACAACATCGAG gAGCAAAGGAGGAACAGGATGAGAGAGCTGCCCGCTGCAGTGCCCAGAGACAAG TCTGTTGGTAAAGGCCCGGCTGGTTCAACTGTCTCTGGCGAGCCCGCTGCATCTGGAGCAGACATGGACGGTGCCAAG gctgcagcagcagcaggagctcaGGGCGACCAGGAAGGCACGGGCAACTGGAGAGGGATGCTGAAGAAAGGAGAGGAAGCCCCAGGCTCTGGACCTGGAAGCCCCCTCAAAGGAGCCGTCAACCTCCTTGATGTG CCTGTGCCAGTCGCCAGGAAGCTGTCGTCACGTGAGCAGCGGGACTGTGAGGTCATCGAGCGCCTCATCAAGTCTTACTTCCTCATCGTGCGCAAGAACATTCAGGACAG TGTGCCAAAGGCAGTGATGCACTTCCTGGTCAACCATGTGAAGGACAGCCTCCAGAGTGAGCTTGTTGGTCAGCTTTATAAATCTGGCCTCCTCAATGATCTGCTGACTGAGTCGGAGGATATGGCCCAGCGGCGCAAGGAGGCGGCGGACATGCTACAG GCGTTGCAGAAAGCCAGCCAAGTGATCGCTGAGATCCGGGAAACTCATCTGTGGTGA
- the stmp1 gene encoding short transmembrane mitochondrial protein 1 — translation MLQFLAGFTLGNVVGMYLAQNYDIPNIAKKIEAFKKDVEAKKKPPE, via the exons ATGCTACAATTCCTG GCTGGCTTCACTCTGGGTAACGTTGTTGGGATGTACCTCGCTCAAAACTATGAT ATCCCCAACATAGCCAAGAAAATTGAGGCTTTCAAGAAAGACGTGGAGGCCAAGAAGAAGCCCCCAGAGTGA